One genomic segment of Pseudomonas sp. p1(2021b) includes these proteins:
- a CDS encoding MFS transporter — translation MNQSLAAMKRWRVQIFAITWLAYAAFYFTRKAFSVAKLGIGEDPSFMLDKAAMANLDAIYLAAYAVGQFTWGMLADRFGPRVVVLGGLLISAAAAVVMGSYATFPIFATCMLVQGLAQSTGWAGLCKNIGSFFPAVQRGRVLGLWSSCYAFGGLVASPFAGWWAYTLVGTWHAAFFSSAAVVAGVAVLFFIFQRNKPEDVGLQPVEPEPQSMAPGSNLCSVWAPLKEILRNRTVLTLGLAYFMLKPARYAILLWGPVIVFEHMPSVGKVGAAIIPTAFELAGLLGPIIIGVASDKLFGARRMPACVISLVLLTLVLAGFMGAMHTGSVVLVVALLFVMGLTLYGPDSMISGAAAIDFGTAKAGATAAGFVNGCGSVGAVLGGLLPGYFDSVTVFIIFACTALFSALVLLPHWNSRPASLVAANDVAPNTAMAIKPART, via the coding sequence ATGAATCAATCCCTAGCGGCCATGAAGCGCTGGCGCGTCCAGATCTTCGCAATCACCTGGCTGGCATACGCTGCCTTCTATTTCACCCGCAAGGCCTTCTCGGTCGCCAAGCTCGGCATCGGCGAAGACCCCTCGTTCATGCTCGACAAGGCCGCCATGGCCAACCTCGATGCGATCTACCTGGCGGCCTACGCCGTGGGCCAGTTCACCTGGGGCATGCTTGCCGACCGCTTCGGCCCGCGCGTGGTGGTACTCGGCGGCCTGCTGATCTCTGCCGCCGCGGCAGTGGTGATGGGCAGCTACGCGACCTTCCCGATCTTCGCCACCTGCATGCTGGTCCAGGGCCTGGCCCAGTCCACCGGGTGGGCGGGGCTGTGCAAGAACATCGGCAGCTTCTTCCCGGCGGTGCAACGCGGGCGGGTGCTGGGCCTGTGGAGTTCGTGCTACGCCTTCGGTGGCCTGGTGGCTTCGCCGTTCGCCGGCTGGTGGGCCTATACCCTGGTCGGCACCTGGCACGCGGCGTTCTTCTCCAGCGCCGCAGTGGTGGCGGGCGTGGCGGTCTTGTTCTTCATCTTCCAGCGCAACAAGCCCGAGGATGTCGGCCTGCAGCCGGTGGAGCCCGAGCCGCAGAGCATGGCGCCGGGCTCGAACCTGTGCAGCGTCTGGGCGCCGTTGAAGGAGATCCTGCGCAACCGCACGGTGCTGACCCTGGGGCTTGCCTACTTCATGCTCAAGCCGGCGCGCTACGCCATTCTGCTGTGGGGCCCGGTGATCGTCTTCGAACACATGCCGTCGGTGGGCAAGGTGGGGGCCGCCATCATTCCGACTGCCTTCGAGCTGGCGGGCCTGCTCGGGCCGATCATCATCGGCGTTGCCTCCGACAAACTGTTCGGGGCACGGCGCATGCCCGCCTGTGTGATCAGCCTGGTGCTGCTGACCCTGGTGCTGGCGGGCTTCATGGGCGCCATGCACACCGGCAGCGTGGTCCTGGTCGTGGCCTTGCTGTTCGTGATGGGCCTGACCCTGTATGGGCCTGACTCGATGATCAGCGGCGCGGCCGCGATCGATTTCGGCACGGCCAAGGCCGGTGCCACCGCGGCAGGCTTCGTCAACGGTTGCGGCTCGGTGGGCGCGGTACTCGGCGGCCTGCTGCCTGGCTACTTCGACAGCGTCACGGTGTTCATCATCTTTGCCTGCACCGCGCTGTTCTCCGCCCTTGTGCTCCTGCCGCACTGGAACAGCCGCCCGGCCAGCCTGGTGGCGGCCAATGACGTGGCCCCGAACACTGCAATGGCGATCAAGCCCGCACGCACCTGA